A single Cottoperca gobio chromosome 5, fCotGob3.1, whole genome shotgun sequence DNA region contains:
- the synprb gene encoding synaptoporin b gives MCMVIFAPIFAICAFATCGGYYGRLQVKVDCGGRRQSNLSINIDFGYPFRLQDVHFKAPLCEAEREEIIFLDGDFSSAAQFFLTVGVFAFLYSLLATIVYVFYQNNYLKNNRGPLVDFVVTAVFSFMWLVSSCCWAKTLSDIKTATNPTQVLLLISACRAQENKCTATQEPLWSQLNTSAVFGFVNVVLWVGNIWFVFKETGWYKTGQRYPTRSASGKRASEMRQRLYSESSFEQPEEGFGPQPSRQDSFNQQINRQVSFNQSQVSLSLPHAYLGKPVI, from the exons atgtgtatggtTATATTTGCGCCG ATTTTTGCCATCTGTGCTTTTGCAACATGTGGAGGATACTATGGTCGTCTCCAGGTTAAAGTGGACTGTGGAGGCAGGAGGCAGAGTAACCTCAGCATCAACATTGATTTTGGCTATCCTTTCAG ATTACAAGATGTGCATTTCAAGGCTCCCTTGTGtgaggcagagagggaagagatTATTTTCCTGGATGGCGACTTTTCCTCAGCTGCTCAGTTTTTCCTGACTGTGGGTGTTTTTGCTTTCCTGTACTCTCTGCTGGCAACCATTGTCTATGTCTTCTACCAGAACAACTACTTGAAGAACAACAGAGGCCCGCTTGTG GACTTTGTTGTTACAGCCGTCTTCTCCTTCATGTGGCTGGTCAGTAGTTGCTGTTGGGCCAAAACTCTTTCTGATATCAAGACGGCCACAAACCCAACACAGGTGCTTCTGCTCATATCAGCCTGCAGAGCTCAGGAGAACAAATGCACGGCCACCCAGGAGCCTCTCTGGTCACAACTTAATACATCTGCG GTTTTTGGTTTTGTAAACGTCGTCCTCTGGGTTGGAAATATTTGGTTTGTCTTCAAAGAGACAGGCTGGTACAAGACAGGTCAGAGATATCCAACCAGGAGTGCTTCTGGGAAACGTGCCAGTGAAATGCGGCAGCGGCTCTACAGTGAGAGCAGCTTCGAGCAGCCGGAGGAGGGTTTTGGTCCACAACCCTCCAGACAAGACAGTTTCAATCAGCAGATCAACAGGCAAGTTAGCTTCAACCAGTCACAAGTAAGCTTGAGTTTACCGCACGCATATCTCGGCAAACCAGTAATTTAG